GGGTCGCTCGCAGGGGACCTCGGAGGCATCGACCGCGACAATGCTGTACACGATCTGTGCCTCCCGAAACACACGCTGCTTGGGCATCTGGAACTGTTGGCTGGCGATCAGGGCGGCTTCGACCCGTTCCACCGTGCGGTGCACGGTGTCTCATGAACGCCCCAGTCATCGCCCAGGTGCGCGAAGGTGCGGTATTCGCGCCAGAATTCCAAGGTCAGCAGCAGTTGTTCCGCGACGCTGAGTGCGGCTGGACGGCCAGATTTCTTCTTCT
The sequence above is a segment of the Deinococcus terrestris genome. Coding sequences within it:
- a CDS encoding transposase family protein; this encodes MEQDRLARTMRMNRTQFRRRTGVYPETFAEMEAVLAEREAQKKKSGRPAALSVAEQLLLTLEFWREYRTFAHLGDDWGVHETPCTARWNGSKPP